One genomic segment of Rhizobium viscosum includes these proteins:
- a CDS encoding MAPEG family protein — translation MTGFEMFWPLLAHVLLVYILYGLLGLRRRKVVQEGRMKKSDYRENRDEPVESLYVKNSLANQFELPVLFYACSILLYITEADNLVAVVLAWLFVALRYAHAYVHVTSNDLRYRSPLFAAGFVVLGAMWAWLAGWMLFS, via the coding sequence ATGACCGGCTTCGAGATGTTCTGGCCTTTGCTTGCCCATGTTCTGCTGGTCTATATTCTCTATGGGCTGCTTGGCCTGCGCCGCCGCAAGGTGGTCCAGGAGGGCCGGATGAAGAAATCCGACTATCGCGAAAACCGCGACGAACCGGTCGAAAGTCTCTATGTCAAGAACAGCCTCGCTAACCAGTTCGAGCTGCCCGTGCTCTTCTATGCCTGCAGCATTCTTCTTTATATCACCGAGGCGGATAATCTGGTGGCCGTCGTGCTTGCCTGGCTTTTCGTCGCCCTGCGATATGCGCATGCCTATGTGCATGTCACCAGCAACGACCTGCGCTATCGCAGCCCGCTCTTTGCCGCCGGTTTTGTTGTGCTGGGGGCCATGTGGGCCTGGCTCGCCGGCTGGATGCTGTTCTCCTGA